TACCTCGCTATTGTTGGCGGTTCAAATGGTGGTTTGCTTATAGGAGCTTGCATGACACAGCGTCCTGACCTCTTTAAAGTATGTATTCCACAAGTAGGAGTAATGGATATGTTGCGCTATCATAAGTTTACGATTGGTTGGAACTGGGCTCCAGACTATGGAACAAGCGAAGATTCAAAAGAGATGTTTGAGTATCTTCACGCTTATTCTCCACTCCACAATCTCCGTCCTGGCACAAAGTATCCAGCAACTTTGGTAACAACAGCCGACCATGACGACCGTGTTGTACCTGCACACTCATTTAAGTTTGCAGCTACCCTGCAGGCTGACAATGCTGCCAACACACCGACCCTCATTCGCATTGATACCAAGGCAGGCCACGGAAGCGGTAAGCCTTTGTCTAAGCAGTTGGAAGAGCAGGCTGACATCTACGGTTTCATCCTTTATAATATGGGATTGAAATATTAAGAGTTCAGAGGAGTTATGTTCATATATCTTTGTTTGAAAAGTAACTTCTTGCAATAGCATAACTCCTCAAACTCCCAAACATATTTCATGAATAACAGTATTGTATTAATTCAATTTAAATACTCAATCTATTAAGTTTCCAATCAAATGCAGATTCTATTAGCATCCGCTAAGATAATGAACAGTACCACTACGGTACAAACCCCAAAAACACACCTGCCTCGCTTCAAAAAAGAAGCGGGGCAGATGGCGTTAGAATTAGGTGACCTTTCTGTTGAAGAACTTGCAAAAGCGATTCTATGCAATGAAAAGATTGCACTTGAAAATAAGTTACGTTATCAAGATTTCTTCAACGAGGAAGCCTACTTACCTGCCCTCCTCGCTTACTACGGACAAGCATATAAATGCCTTAAAGCACAGGAGTACAGTCAGGAAGACTTCTCATATGCTGACAAACATCTTTGGATAACAAGTTTTCTTTATGGTCTCTTACGTCCATTAGACCTTATCCATCCCTATCGTCTTGAAGGAAAAGCCAAACTACCTTCAGCCGAAGGCAAGAATATGTTTGCCTATTGGAAACCTCATCTTACAGATATTCTCATCGAAGCAGTTAAAGCTGACGATGGAATCCTTGTACACTTGGCAACAGAAGAATTCCAACATCTATTCGATTGGAAACGATTACAAAAAGAGATACGTATTATTCAACCACTCTTTATGGTTGATCAAGGGAGTCGACTGAAGGCAGTTAGTGTCTATGCAAAGAGCTGTCGTGGTGCTATGACAAGTTATATACTCCGTAACCAACTAACTTCACCTGACGAACTTCTTGCCTTCGAGTATGATGGATTCACCTATCATAAAGATTATGGAGACGAAAATCATCCACACTTTATCCTAAAGCCTTAATCTGTATTCACACCTTATTATAAATATAAAAGTCAAATTAATTATGTCAATAGAAGAATATCGCCAAGAAATACTTACCTCCTTACTTGCTAAAACAAATAGCAAGGGTGCCCCCCGTTTTGAAGAAGCAGCAGCTAAGGAGCTACTTGACCAACTATCAGACGAAGAACTGGAAGAGGGTATCTTATTCAACACACCTGAGGACGTAGCTGAAATCCTATCAGAAGTTGGAACACTCTAAGCACACATTATAAGCAACAAAAGAAAATATAGACGACAAACGACAGTTTATTAGAGTTTTCTCTCGGCTTATTAAAGCTTATTCCATCTTAAAATCTCACATTCATAGCAACGAAATATCTTTACATAGTTTTTAGATATTTCTACTTAAAAACAAGAAATAAAAGCATTTTTCAACCTCTTTGTAACTTTCTACTTATCAAGAAGTTATAACGTTGTGCAAGAAAAGGTGCTTACTTAGCCTTCAAAAGGGCGTTAGTTAGGCTCTTAAATAGCATCTTTAACAAGTCAATTAAGGCTTAATTAGAATGCTATTCATGGTTATTAAAAATGCTAATGAGGATTTATTTTGACAAAACAACAAAAAAGGTAAAAGAGAATGAACCCTTTTACCTTTTTATTATTTACTAAGTTTCTTCTTAGAAACGATAACCCAATGTAAGGAGTAACTGACTTCTGTTATTCTTAACATCAGTAATTGAAGCAATGTTAGACTCCGTTATTTTTGTAGTACCAGATGTATAAGTAATGTCTTTTACATTAGAGAATGGAGCAAAAGAACCTTTCTGTGCACTATACTGATAAGCCAAGTCTATATTGAACTTCTTAACCTGATAACCAACACCTAATGTGAAGCGATTAATTTCTCCCCAGTTTGTGTAGTCTGTTGTTGAAGAATATGATGTACCTAAAGAAGCAAGACCTGGGTCTTTCTGACCATTATTTGCATACTTTGCACCAACATAGTTATAACCTATACGCAATGCAACATTGCTTACAGGCTTATACTCAATACCTAACTTTAAAGTACTTACCCCCTTCAGAACCTCCTTAGTGTGTGCATTCATATTCTTGTCAGGGATTGATGACTCGTAGTACTGACCATAGTAATAATCATAGTATCCACCATCATTGACTCTACTATTAATATTACTATAATTCTCATACTCGTAAGTTGCACCCAAGGCAAGGTAGTTGCCAACAGTGTGACCAAGAGAGAAGCCAAACTTCCAAGGGGTCCACATCTTGAAATCGTATGAGTTAGCAACACCTTTTTCCTGACTTGATGTGCCTGACGCATAAACAAGACGAGTAACATTTGAAGTCGTCAAGTCATACCATGTTGGAGACTTCACGTATGCACCAATTCTAAATGGAGACTCAGCTACTGGACGAACAATTACACCAGCTGTGATATCAAAACCTGAACCCGTTACCTTTCTCTCATCACGAACAAGTACACCACCAGCATTGTTTAAGTTCTCACGATACTCACTATATCCCTTATAATTAACATCCTTCATACCGAATGTCAAACCGAGATAAACCCTGTCATTGAGGTTTCCACTCACAGCAAAGTCGTAGTTACCAATATAGCCAGTATGCGCACGGTCTAAAGTATAACCAGTAGCTTTCTCATAATTATAAGTTCCTGTGCTACCTGGAATCAATGAATTCCAATAAAGGTAATCAATCTGACTCCAAGTAGATGCTACATTTGGTGATGGATTGTTTGGTGTTGGAGCCTCTACATAACCAACATTCTGACCTTTCTTATCTTTACCAACAAAGAATCCACCATTATTTTCATTACCAAGTATACCTTTAATATATGACTGCTTATTCTGTGAACTTCCATTCAAAGAGCCTGCAGCATTAAGGATATAATCAAAGTTCTTGCTCTTATGATAATTGAAACCAAAGTTAAGGAAAGACTTCTGACCAGTACGAGTAGTATAGACACCACCAATCTGGTCGAAACTCAGATTAGTCTTCTTACCATTAGAGAACTCCTTACCATCTGATTGCATAAGAAGACCAGCACTGAGACTAACATTGCTGTGACGGAACAAACCGATACCAGCTGGGTTAGAACCGATAGTAGAAATATCAGCACCCAAGGCTTCCATGGCTCCGCCCATACCAACATAGCGTGCAGTACCATTCAAGTCCTCTCCTGCTAACTTAGCATTCTCGTATGTCTCCTGTGCATTTGCAGACAAAGCAGCAAACAACGAAACAGCAAAGAAAATATATTTACTCTTCATTTCTGATATTCTTTATTAATTAAAAATTCATTATCCAAAATACTATCTATGACTACCGAAGGCACTGCGTGAGCCACCAGAGTTGCTGCCTCCACCGCCAGAATATGAGCCACCGAAGCTACCACCACCTCTTGCACCACCAAATGAGCTTGGTGAAGGCTGTGAGAATGTAGAGCGCTCTGGTTGAGAATAAGAGCGTGTCTGATTCTCAAAACCATTCTGACGTGCGCCAGCGAAGCGATCATAGTAGCTTCTCATATCATTACTCTGAGATGCATTGTTACCATACTGGTTTACATTGCCACGACGACTTGAGAAAGAAGATCGTCCGTTGTCATAGGAACCACTTCTTGCTTGAGAACCAAAGTCTCTTGGAGAGTTACCCCAGTGATTAGCTGTACCCGTATGACCATTGTAAGCATAGTAGCCACCTCTTCTATAACCATAGTAAG
The nucleotide sequence above comes from Prevotella melaninogenica ATCC 25845. Encoded proteins:
- a CDS encoding YaaA family protein, producing the protein MQILLASAKIMNSTTTVQTPKTHLPRFKKEAGQMALELGDLSVEELAKAILCNEKIALENKLRYQDFFNEEAYLPALLAYYGQAYKCLKAQEYSQEDFSYADKHLWITSFLYGLLRPLDLIHPYRLEGKAKLPSAEGKNMFAYWKPHLTDILIEAVKADDGILVHLATEEFQHLFDWKRLQKEIRIIQPLFMVDQGSRLKAVSVYAKSCRGAMTSYILRNQLTSPDELLAFEYDGFTYHKDYGDENHPHFILKP
- a CDS encoding OmpP1/FadL family transporter, producing MKSKYIFFAVSLFAALSANAQETYENAKLAGEDLNGTARYVGMGGAMEALGADISTIGSNPAGIGLFRHSNVSLSAGLLMQSDGKEFSNGKKTNLSFDQIGGVYTTRTGQKSFLNFGFNYHKSKNFDYILNAAGSLNGSSQNKQSYIKGILGNENNGGFFVGKDKKGQNVGYVEAPTPNNPSPNVASTWSQIDYLYWNSLIPGSTGTYNYEKATGYTLDRAHTGYIGNYDFAVSGNLNDRVYLGLTFGMKDVNYKGYSEYRENLNNAGGVLVRDERKVTGSGFDITAGVIVRPVAESPFRIGAYVKSPTWYDLTTSNVTRLVYASGTSSQEKGVANSYDFKMWTPWKFGFSLGHTVGNYLALGATYEYENYSNINSRVNDGGYYDYYYGQYYESSIPDKNMNAHTKEVLKGVSTLKLGIEYKPVSNVALRIGYNYVGAKYANNGQKDPGLASLGTSYSSTTDYTNWGEINRFTLGVGYQVKKFNIDLAYQYSAQKGSFAPFSNVKDITYTSGTTKITESNIASITDVKNNRSQLLLTLGYRF